GACTGATATACTTTAGCGCCAATTAAATATAAACGTAAAAAAATTATTAAAAACGGTAAAGAAACTATCGAATTAACAATGAGCTTAAGAAGCGTATGGAATAAGGCTTATTATTGAGTTGAACCTGATTATGAATCTAATGCAAAAATAGTAAAAGAAATTGAAGATTGAAAGCAAGATTTATTGAATACAAATTTTAAACTTGAAAATGATAAAAAGCAATTAAAAATTAAATTAGAAAAATTAAAAATGGATACCAATAAAAAAATTAAATTTAGTAGTCAAGATAAACATGAAATTCTGAAAAATGAGTATAAGCAATTAGTAGCAATTGAAAAAAATAAATTAAAAAAACAAAAACAAGAGATCAATTTAAGGTTTAATTTTGGTGAAAGGTATTTAGGGGTTAATCGATTTGCAAAACAGTTGGCAGTTATTAATAACCCAAATAGTTTTATTGCAACAAGAGCAGGTGTTGCATCAGGATTCTATATTCTTGGTTATGGTATACTTAGAACAATCTTAGAAACACAGAGAAAACCAACTGAATACATGATTCCAAATCATGTTATAACAAACTTTTTGGTACTAGGTTTAATAATTTTAATAGGACTTGCAATTGTAGTTATTACACAATTCATAGTGCCATATAAATGAAGGGAAGCAGGATGATTATATGAAAAAACATACTAATGACAATTTAAAAGATATTTTGATTATTGGTGGTGGACCAGCAGGCCTTACTGCTGGAGTTTACGCAGCTAGATCTGGAATGAAAACAATTATTCTAGAAAAAGAAGCTCCTGGGGGTAAAATGGTAAAAACAGATACTATTGAAAACTATCCAGGATTTGATTCTATAAAGGGACCTGATTTAGCACTAAAAATGTATATGCAAGTGATAAATTTGGGAGCAGAATTTGTTTATGATGAAGTAGTTAAAATTGAAAAACAAGATGACTTTTTTGTTGTGTCAACAAGAAGTGGTCAAACTATTGAAGCTTTGAGCGTGATTATTGCAACAGGTACTTTGGAAAATAAATTGGGTATTCCTGGAGAAGAAGAATTATATGGGAAAGGCGTTAGTTACTGTGCTGTTTGTGACGGAGCATTTCATAAGGGAAATCCAGTTGCAATTGTTGGTGGTGGATATTCTGCAGTAGAAGAGGGTATATACTTAAGCAAGTTTGTAAGTAAATTATATGTCATTGTTAGAAAAGATCACTTTAGAGTTGATCCAGTTACTTTATCAAAGTTAGAGCAATTGGATAATGTTGAATTTTTAATGAACTCAATTGTTAAACAAGTTAATGGTAAAGACAAGGTTGAGTCAGTTGAAATTCAAAATATTTTAACAAATGAAATAAAAACATTAAGTGTTACTGGATTATTTCCATATATTGGCGCAACACCTGTAACTCAATTTTTAGATAATTTGAACTTAAATAAAAGTGAAGGATATTTAACAGGGGATTCAAAACTAAAATCAAATATAAAGGGCTTATTTATTGCAGGAGATGTAAGAGACGTACCTTTAAGACAAATTGCAATTGCTGCAGGAGATGGCGCTTTAGCTGGTCAAATGGCAGTAAATTATGTTCAAGAGTTATAATTAAGTAAAATTAAGGAGATAATATGAAAATTAAAAATTTGAGTTTTAATAATTTCAAACTTAGTTCAGATAAAACAAAAATAATTTCGATGACCTTATGAGTTTCATTTTTTGTGATCGTTATTGTGTTAATGTCTGTTTTTTGAAAAACAAGTAATGTTGAATGAAAGCAAGGGACTTCATTCTCAGAACCAGTTCATTATGGTGGCATAGAAGCTTCATATGGTGGAATTTCAATTTATCCTATGGCAATGACTCTTGGCATGTTTGTCGCAATTATTTTTACTTTATATAAGTTTTGAAAAAAAGGCTTAAGCATTACTGATTTATCACTTGCTATTATAATTTGTATTCCTGCATCTTTATTTGGTGCAAGTTTCTTTGGAAAATTAAATGCAGAAGCACCAGGTATAAATGCCGGGCAAGTGGGGTTTTGAGGATTATTTGCTTTTTGAAAGGCAGGCATGGCAATTCATGGAGGAGTTTATGGTGGTCTTATTGCAGGAATGATTCTTTTCTACTTTGTAGGTAGAAAGACAAAAACTTCAATGTTAGTTTATGCTGATGCGATAGTTCCAAATATTTTACTTGGTCAAGCAATTGGTAGATGAGGAAACTTCTTTAATCATGAAGTAATGGGTTCTCCAGTTGGTGTAGTTGCCCACAAAGAAGCAGGATGAGGAACAATAAGCAATGTAAACTGAGAAAAGGTTGAAGACGTTTTGAATTTACCAAAATGAATTACTAGAAATTTAATGGTTGAAGCTAAAGTTGATATGCCTAAATTTGGAATTCAATCTGGTGACCTTGTTCAATTATCTCCTATTTTTTTATACGAATCTTTAAGTCTATTAGTTGTTTGATTTATTATAACTTTTGCAATTCCAAACATAACTAAATTAGTAAGCAAAAAACCTTGAAAAGTAGAAACTGGTAAATATAATTACAGCTTTAAATTTTCAGTTAAACAATGATTTATGCCTTGAATTAAATCAGATGACAAAATTCAATCAAGTAGAGATATTTGAGATTTAGCTTATTTTAAAAATATTGATGAAGATTCTAAGCAACAATACATAAGAAGTTTAGAACAAGATTATAAAAAATATTCAAAGCCTAAAGAAATTAATAGAGCAAATAATTTAAATAGTTATATATCAACAAAAGCAGGGGTCGAATGTTTTGCATATTTCTTTGCATGAAATTTTGTAAGATTTTTTTTAGAATTAGATAGACCTGATGATCACTTGTTTGTTATGTATAATAAACCGTTATCATTAGCATTAATAATGGTTTCTGCATTAATTGGTTTAATTGGAATGTTTGTAGCTCAATACGTGCTGCCAAACTTAATTAGAAAAAATGGATATTTATATGAAAAGGAATATTTTGCATTAAATTAATAAAAAGGAGTGAGAAATTATGTCATTTGCATTAAAAGTTAAAGAAGAAGTAATTTCACACACTTTTGAAGATGATCTTGCAAAAGCTTTTTTGTCAGGTTTTATAAAATATAATGCTGAATTAATTTGAAGTTCTGGAAACGAAAAATTAAAGTTATCTTCGATTAGTAATAAAATAGCTAGAAATATATTTAGTCTTTGTAAAAAGATGTTTAATGGGCACATTGAAATATCAGTTTCTCAAACTCAAACTTTAAAACAAAATAAGACATTTCAAATAACATTGATTGGTAAAATTTCTGATTTTCTTAAATCTTTAAATATTTGAGATGAAAGTAACTCGAAAATAATAGATTTTAAACCTTTAAAAATTAAGGTAAAAAAAGAAGAACTTACTAATTTAAAAAGAGCTTATATGGCTGGAGTTTTTGTTGCTGTTGGTTCAGTTAATTCACCTGAAACAACAAATTATCATCTTGAATTACAATTCAAAGAAGAATTATCAGCAAAATATATTGTAGAACTTATGAATAATTATGGTTTTGATTTCAAAGTTTTAAAAAGAAATGAAAAGTTATTTATTTGTTATATTAAAAAAGCAATTATGGTTTCAGATTTTTTGAAATTTGTTGATGCTTATCAAGCAGTTATGAGTTTTGAAAATGAAAGAATTATGAGAGACGTTTCAAACAATGTAAATAGAGTTAATAACATTGATATTTCAAATGAAAAAAAAGCATTAACTACGGGTTTAAAGCAGATTGAGCAAATTAGCAAAATACAATCAAATTTTGGAATGAAAAAATTATCAGAAAAAGCAGTTCATCTTTGTGATTTAAGAATTCAAAACCCAAATGCATCTTATTCTGAACTGACTGAATTAATGAACGAGAACGGGTTTGAAATAACAAAATCTGGAATTAGTAATTTATTCAAAATTATTGAAAAACTTAGCGCTGAATTTAAAAATTAGACAAAATTACTTTTTTGTTGTTTAATTATATTAGGAAAAAAGGCGGAAAGAAAAATGAATAAATACGAAAACGAAAACGCGTTGCTTTTGATAGTGGCAAAAAACTTAAAAAAAATTAGACAAGCCAAAAAAATAAGCCAAGAAGAGCTTGGTTTTAGATGCGGAATTTCTAAAAATTATATTTCAGACTTTGAAAGAGGAAGAAGAAATATAACATTAAAGGTTTTTCAAAAAATTGTTGAAGGATTAAATGTTCAACCAGAAGAACTTCTAAAAACCCACTCTAAATAGTGGGTTTTATAGTATTAAAATAGAAAATGTAGTAATATTAAATAAATAAAAAACAAAAAGGAGAATATAATATGAGTTCATCAACAGCACAAATTATAATTTTAGTTATTGAAATAGTTGCAATGATTGTTTCTATCATTATGATTTTAATTGGTATTTTTCAAAATAAAAATTCACAAAGTGGTTTGAGTGCATTAAATGGTGGAAATGATGAATTATTTTCAAATTCAAAGGAACGTGGTTTAGATAAAACTCTTTCAAATTGAATGATGACATTAGGTATAATTTTCTTCACTGTTGCTTTAACAGCATGTATATTGACAAATATCTTTTTATAATTAAAAAATAAAAAGGAGTAGAAATGAGACTTCGATTAATAATAAAACAATCTTGAAAAGATTATAAAAACAAAGGTATTTTGTACCTAGTTTTTATTTTATTTTTGACAATTGTTTTAGGTGTTATTTTGGGAATAATTTCTTTTTTAACATATGCTGAATTTAATTTAAATCAAGCTTACCAAACTCGCTATGCAGGCCAGATATATGTCTCAAATAATTTAGCAAGTCAAGAAAAATACAAAAGTGATCCTTCTGAGTTAGATCCTGAGTTGGAATTTGGTTCAATAATTGATAAAAATGGAAAATTAAGAGAATATATACTTTCAAATATTTATGAAGAAACAAAAAATGAAATAACTTTTGACAAGCTAGAATATACAATCAATTCTTATATTGATTTTTTAGGAAAGTATGCAAAAGGAAATATTGAAAATTTTAGCAATTGAATTGATGAAGAAAAAATAAATGAATATCATGGATATAAAATTGAAGATATAAGAATATTTAAAAAGATAAATGATGATTTAGATAAAAATTTATCGTATATATCTGGTGAGTTAATGTTGCTTTACTATTATGATACTTTAACTGATTTTGACTTTTGAGCATATCCAAATAGATGAGGGTTGACTGATGAATTTAAAAATTCAATAATTGTAACTTTAAGTCCAAGCTATGAAAATAACTTTAAAACTTTAGAAGAATATGAAGAACATCCTGAATTTCATAGATCCTCTGCAAATGACTTTGTTGTTTACGAAGATAGGGACACTAAAAGCTTTTCAAGTAAAGATCAAGAAAAAATTTACAAAGGTGAATTTGTTTATGTTACACCAAAGTACCTAGAAGTAAATAATTTATCTATTGGAGATAAAGTTAATTATATTTATAATGATTCATATTTTGAAATGATAATAAAAGGAACTATGATAACTCCACATAGTACAACCATGAATGATAATCAAGGAAATGTTCTTTTTGATTATAGAGGGTATCAGAAAGCATTTGATAGTAAAAGACTTAATAATCAAAAACTATTAGTACTTGAGCAAAATAATAGCGTTTCATATACATATGAAAAATTATCAAAAAGCTTAAATGAAAACTTTGTTATGAAGGGATATGGCATTGAACCTCAAACAAAATACGAGCAAATCTATTTAATTTGAGATAATTCATTTCAAGATAACGTTTTTACAATAACTTTGTTTTTATTAAATAAAATTCTCACTATTGTAATAATTGGATTAATACTGGTTGTTTTCATTGTATTTTATTTTATGTCTGAAAACTTTTTAAGACTTCAGAGACAAACTTTTTATAATTTAAAAGCGATGGGATGTAATAATTTTTCGTTAACTCTAATTTCCTCAATATCAGCAATATTACCAATAATTATTTCGTTCATTCTTTCATTTTTTATTGTTATTCCAATGTCAAACATGCTTTCAACCGCTGTTAAAACAGCATTTTCATTTTATTGACCAACAATAATGATTACGTGAAAGTTTGTAATGTTTTCATTTTTAATTCTATTTATGATATTCAGCATATTCTTATTTAATAATTTTATTGTACTAAGTGGTAGAAAATCAAAAATAAATAAATTTAAAGAAAGTAAAAAACCTTCTGCTCCTATAATATACATTAAGAAATTTATGTTGCCTTTACCAAGCAGAACTAGAATTGGATTGTCATTTGCATTACTTAATATAGCTAAGAATATTTATTGTTTTATTATACTTATGCTAGCCTTTTCAGTAATTCTATTTACTTTTCAATTTAATGTATCCGTTAAAAATTCTGCAAATTCAATGGTTGAGTTTGCATATCCTGATGTATCAATAAAATATCAAAGCAAATGATGAGATTTACAAGAAAATAAAGACGAAAAAACTCAAACCATAACGTATAGTTCATCTAATGATCAAATATTGGGTTATGACAAAATGGAAGATTTTATTAAGATTAGAACAAGTGATGATTTTATTAACATGTTAGTGTTTACAACTCTAAATATTGATGTTCCGCATTCTCTAACAGGTACTTCAACCAATGACTTAGGTAACTATATTTTAACTGGTGACTATATATGAGATTTGGCAAATTCTGCAAATTCAGAAGAGTCATTTAATTTGATTTTGGATGTTGTAATTTTAAAAGTAAATAAATTACATGATGACAAAATAATTTCAGAAAAAAATAAGAATGAAGCTGTAAATTGAATTAATTCAAATAGAGAAAAAATTTGAAAGTACTACAAAATTTTTCAAGATTATATATTCACTATGAAGGTTAACATGACAAATCTTGGTTTAAATGAAACTTCACAGTTACCAATTAATTTATTATTTGGTAAAACTTTTATTCAGCCTGATAAGAAAAGTTATTGAAGTTCAGGTGTGTCTTTTTCAAGTATTGCTGATGGTTCTTTTAGAGGGCAAGCAACAGCTGTTTCAGCAAGTAGAAATCAAAATCAAAAATCTTTTGGAAAAACAAGTGAGCTTTATAAACAGAGCACAATAACTGAAATTACAATGAACAATAAAACAAATGCAAAAGCATTGAATGTTGAAATATCTAGACCGCTATTTGATAGAATGGGTTTTAGTGTAGGAGACACAATGCTAATGAGTGTAGATTCTCTTAAAACAGATTATTTTGAAGATATAAGAATACCAATAAGAATATCTGGTATTCAAAAAAATGATCTTTTAACCCCAAATGTCTATTTTGAAAAAACAGATTATTTTGAAGTTCTTAAATATACATTATTAAATAGAGCTGTTGCCTTTGATAATCAATCAGCATATTCAACTATATTAGATGATAATCAAATTATATCTGCAGAATGAAATAGTTACCTAGAGTTTATAGATGATACTATTAAAAAATCAGGATCAATTAATCATGAGGATACTTTAGTTTTAAATAATGCTCAATTTTCAACAGATGATTTACCTGTAAATTTAAGGTTTTTAACTATACCTAGATTAACAAACACCACTGCTAAAAGCGAGTCGTCAGAAAATGTTGATTTAGAGAGAACGGATCTTCTAAGCTATATTGATGGTGATATTGATAGTTTTTGATCTTCAAAAAATGGTATATACCTAAATTCAATATCAAATGATATATGAAACTATAGATTAATAAGAGATGCTATTCTTAAAAAAGCTGAGCCATTCCAAAAGGTAATGAGAGCAATAGATCAAGCATTGGTAGGAATGGTAATAGCAATATCATTGGTGTTGATATCACTTATTTTAATGGAAAATAAAAATACGATTATTTTATTTAAATCTCTTGGTTATAGACCCAGAGAAATTAATAAATATTTAGTTACAGGATATTTTATATCGGCTTTTATGGCTATTATGGGAGCTATAGTCATTAATAAGTTTCTAATTGAAAAATTGTCCCCACTAATAAATGAAAGCGCAGGAATTTCATTAGTATATGTTCTAAGCTATTCATATATTTTATACGCAATTATTCTATTTATTGGATTTGTATTTTTAGTATGAGGTTCAATAAAAATTTACACACGCAGACAAAAAGCAAAAGAAATAATAACATAGGAGAAAAAAATGATTTACATAAATAAAGAAAAACAAGAAATAAGTGTTAAAGCAGTAGCTGATAATTCACAAAATAAAATTATTAAAAATAAAGCTGGAACAGCAACATTGATTTCAGAAGACAAAATAATATATGTTGTTTTAAAAGAAGGAGAAGATACATTTGAAGAGCAAATTTCATCAGCTATTAAAAGTATCATTTCTTCATTTGACTTTAATTTAGATATTGAAATGTCATCTTTTTTTAAACTAGCTAATAAATTAAGTAAGGAAAAAATAATTAGAATAGTATATGAAACAATATCTTTTGAAAAGCATGTTGGTTTATCAACATCAAAAGAAGAAAATTTTTCATATAATCTTTTGGTTAATGAAGATTACGATAAATTATTTAAAGAACTTGAACTAACAACTGAATACACAAATTATGCAAGAGATTTGCAAGATACTCCACCAAATATTGGAACAAGTGAGTATTATGCAGAAAAAATATCAAAAGATGCATCAAACATTGATGGATTAAAAGTTACTGTTTTAGGTAAAAAAGAAGCCGAAAAATTAGGAATGGGATTATTTTTAGCAGTTAACGCTGGTTCAGCTCATGAAGCGAAAGTTGTTGTAATGGAATATTGTGGAGATTCAACACAACCCAAAACAGGACTAGTTGGGAAAGGGATTTGTTTTGACTCTGGAGGATATAACTTAAAACCTTCAAATTATATGGAAGGAATGAAATTTGATATGTCTGGAGCAGCTGTAGTTTTATCAGCAACAATGGCTTTGGCAAAAGCCAAATCAAAAGCAAACATTGTAGCTGTGGGAATGTTCACAGATAATAAAATAGGTAAGAATGCAACACTCCCTGATTCCGTAGTAACTTCAATGAGTGGAAAAAAAGTTTTAATTTTTGATACGGATGCAGAAGGAAGACTAGTGTTAGCAGATGGTATTAGTTATGTTGTTAAAGAGAAAAATGTAGATCAAGTTATTGATGCCTCTACTTTAACAGGAACTGTGTTATTTGCATTAGGGCACAATGCTACTGGGGCATTTTCACATTCAGAAGAATTAATTAATAAATTAAATATTGCTTCTGAAAGTTCAGGCGAAAGATTTTGAAGATTACCAATCTTTAAAGAACATTTAAAACAAGTTAAAAAAGATGCAGCACCATTAGCAGATTTAACAAATGCTTGTCGTGTAAGATATGAAGATTGTTCTTACGCAGCTGCTTTCTTAAATGAATTTGCTGAAAATAAACCTTTCTTGCATTTAGATATTGCAGGAACTGCTGATAAAGAAAATAAAGGTCAGGGTGTTTTAGTTAAAACTTTATTTGAAATGTTTAAATAAAAGTGGGTAATTCCACTTTTTCTTGTTTTAACCTATTATTGTTTTACTTATTAAGTGATATAATTTTTTGTAAATAGAAAGATGGTATATATTTATGATTACATTAAATAAAACAAATCACGAAATTAAATTTATTGCTGTTGCAGATAACAAAGGTAATGAATTTATTAAAGATAGTGCAGGAGCTGTGACTTTAATTTCAGAAGACAAAACAATCTATTTAGTTATTAAACAAAAAGGATGCAGAGTAAAACAAATTAAGGCAGGCTTAAAAGCAGCTTTAGCAAATTACAAATATAACTTAAACATTGAATTGGATTCAATTATTAACTTAATGGGAGAAGAACACAGCGAATTAGTATTTAACACTGTTTATGAAACAATTGCGTTTTTATCTCATGATGTAGTAACTTATAAAAAAGATTCAAAATCATCAAAAGTAGAATTTAACATTGTTACAAAAAAAGATTTCAATGAATTAGAAAAGTCAGCATTGATTAAAACTGAAATGATTAATTATGCAAGAGATTTACAAGATACTCCACCAAATATTGGGACAAGTGAATATTATGCAGAAAAAATATCAAAAGATGCAGCAACTATTGATGGATTAAAAGTTACTGTTTTAGGTAAAAAAGAAGCGGAACAATTTGGAATGGGATTATTCTTAGGAGTTAATGCAGGTTCAGCTCATGAGCCAAAAATTGTTGTAATGGAATATTGTGGAGATGCAACACAACCAAAAACAGGATTAGTTGGAAAAGGGATTTGCTTTGACTCTGGAGGGTATAACTTAAAACCATCAGCTTCAATGCAAGGAATGAAATTTGACATGTCTGGTGCTGCAATTATGTTATCAGCAACAATGGCATTAGCAAAAGCAAAAGCAAAAGCAAATATTGTTGCAGTTGGAATGTTTACAGACAATAAGATTGGAACAACAGCTACTTTACCAGAATCAGTTTTAACATCAATGAATGGTTTAACTGTTGAAATCAACAATACAGATGCAGAAGGAAGATTAGTATTAGCTGATGGAATGACTTATGCAATTAGAGAAAAAGGTGTTGAAAGAATTATTGAAGCTTCAACATTAACAGGGGCACTATTAGTGGTTTTAGGAAATTCAGCAATTGGTGCATTTACACATCAAGATGAATTATGACATACTTTTGAAGCAGCTTCACTAAAAACTAGAGAAAGAATGTGACGTTTACCAATCTATGAAGAACATTTAGAAAGAGTGAAGGCAGGAGCAATCTTAGGAGATCTTTCAAATGCTGTTAAAGGTTATGAAGGAAGTTCAACTGCGGCAGCATTCTTAAATGAATTTGCAGAAGAAAAACAATTTATTCACTTTGATATTGCTGGAACAGCAGATATTGATGGTCGTGGACAAGGTATTTTAATTAAAACATTATTTGAAGTTTTAAAATAATTAATTTTTTTAATCATAAGTATTAAAGCTTATGATTTTTTTAAATAGAAATGAGAATTTGCATGATAACAATTAATAATAAAAACTTAAAGTATAAGCTTGTAGCTATAAACAATGAATCATCAAATAAGCAAGTTGATTTTGAACCTGGAAAAGTTAGTTTTATTAGCGAAGAAAATACTTTCTACTTAGTTATAAAAAAAGATTCTATGTCAAATTTAAGACAAGTTAAATTAGGAATGTCAGAATTTATTAAAAATTCAAAGGGTGATACAACAATAAATTTTGATACTTTTAAACTTGCCTTACCTGAAATCTCACCTGAAGTACTTTTTAATGTTATATTTGAAATAATTTCATTTGAGACTCATGAAAAAATTACTTATAAAAAAGAGAATAAAATAAATAATTTTGTATTTAATATTGAAGCGGAAGAATATGATGATTTATATAAAGAAAACCTTATTAAAAATAAATATGTAAATTATGCAAGGGACTTACAAGATTTTCCGCCAAATATTGGAACAAGTAATTTTTATGGTGAAAAAATATCAAAAGATGCAATAAACATCGAAGGATTAAAAGTTTCAGTTTTAAAAAATAGAGAATTAAAAAATTTAAATATGAACTTAGTTTTAGCTGTGAATGCTGGATCAAATCATGAAGCAAACGTTGTTGTTTTAGAATACAATAATAATCCAGGTGGTGAAAAAATTGCATTAGTTGGAAAAGGGATTTGCTTTGACACTGGAGGTTATGATTTAAAACCTTCAACGTTTATTGAGGGAATGAAATTTGATATGACTGGTGCTGCGATTGTTGTGTCTATAGCAATGGCTTTAGCCGAAGCAAAGGCAAAAGTTAACTTTGTAGCCATAGGTCTTTTTACTGATAATTTAATAGGAACAAAAGCAACTTTACCAGAGTCAGTCTTAAAATCAAAAAATGGTTTAACTGTTGAAGTTAACAATACTGATGCAGAAGGAAGATTAATTTTGGCTGATGGTATAACATATGCTATTAAAGAAAAAAATGCTGATAAAATTTATGATATTGCAACCCTAACAGGAGCAACTGCTATGGCTCTTGGGGAATCTGCATCAGGTGTATTTACAGAATTTGATGAAATGTGAGAAAATCTTGAAAATGCTTCTAAATACACTACAGAAAGATTTTGAAGATTACCTATTTTTGAAGATCATAAAGAACAAGTTCAAAATGATTCAATTTTGGCTGACTTAACTAATTCGTGTAATAAAGGACCTGGTGGTTCAACTGCAGCAGCATTCTTGACGTTCTTTGCAGAGGATAAAAAATTCTTACACATTGATTGTTCAAGAGTTGTTAGGGTTGGCCTTAAAGGCCAAGGTTATATTGTTAAAACAATCTTTGAAGCATTAAAAAATTATTAGAGCTTTAAGTTATAATATTAGAAAGAAATAAATGAGGAAACAATATGAAAATCAATACTTGAACATTTTATGATGCTAAAAACTTAGTAGATGTACAAATGAATCCGCTTTTAAGTGGAGATATCGTATTCTTGGTTTTAAGACCAGATATTAATCAACCAAATAGGTTATTAGGTTTTGGATTGCCAAAAGAGAAATCAGCAACTGTTATTGTAGATTTACAAAATAAAGAATTAACTCACGACGATGTTTATGCAATTTTTAAAGGGAATTTAGGAATAACTGATACAAAAAACA
This window of the Mesoplasma chauliocola genome carries:
- a CDS encoding M17 family metallopeptidase gives rise to the protein MITLNKTNHEIKFIAVADNKGNEFIKDSAGAVTLISEDKTIYLVIKQKGCRVKQIKAGLKAALANYKYNLNIELDSIINLMGEEHSELVFNTVYETIAFLSHDVVTYKKDSKSSKVEFNIVTKKDFNELEKSALIKTEMINYARDLQDTPPNIGTSEYYAEKISKDAATIDGLKVTVLGKKEAEQFGMGLFLGVNAGSAHEPKIVVMEYCGDATQPKTGLVGKGICFDSGGYNLKPSASMQGMKFDMSGAAIMLSATMALAKAKAKANIVAVGMFTDNKIGTTATLPESVLTSMNGLTVEINNTDAEGRLVLADGMTYAIREKGVERIIEASTLTGALLVVLGNSAIGAFTHQDELWHTFEAASLKTRERMWRLPIYEEHLERVKAGAILGDLSNAVKGYEGSSTAAAFLNEFAEEKQFIHFDIAGTADIDGRGQGILIKTLFEVLK
- a CDS encoding M17 family metallopeptidase, producing the protein MITINNKNLKYKLVAINNESSNKQVDFEPGKVSFISEENTFYLVIKKDSMSNLRQVKLGMSEFIKNSKGDTTINFDTFKLALPEISPEVLFNVIFEIISFETHEKITYKKENKINNFVFNIEAEEYDDLYKENLIKNKYVNYARDLQDFPPNIGTSNFYGEKISKDAINIEGLKVSVLKNRELKNLNMNLVLAVNAGSNHEANVVVLEYNNNPGGEKIALVGKGICFDTGGYDLKPSTFIEGMKFDMTGAAIVVSIAMALAEAKAKVNFVAIGLFTDNLIGTKATLPESVLKSKNGLTVEVNNTDAEGRLILADGITYAIKEKNADKIYDIATLTGATAMALGESASGVFTEFDEMWENLENASKYTTERFWRLPIFEDHKEQVQNDSILADLTNSCNKGPGGSTAAAFLTFFAEDKKFLHIDCSRVVRVGLKGQGYIVKTIFEALKNY